The region CATATCCAAACAAGCTTTACTTCAAAGTGCATCAGAAAGTGTTTCCATATTCTAATAAAACTGGCTTCTGTCAAAGGCCACGGTGACTCATAGCGTTAAAATATGTGGATGATGCCAAATGCAGGTGTGAACGCAGCCTAAACAGAAAGCATGCAGATGAGCAAATGAGAgtgcagatgtgtttttgtttctgtttttgcagCAAAATCCAATGCAAGCGCAAAACTACACTCCATTCCTGAGCTGTGACTCAAGATCTATTTGATTTGCAGTCTTATGCCAGGTGTGAGCTGAAATCTAGCTCAGCTGGATCCAGATATCATCCAGACATTTCTGGATACAATATGATAGTTCTGCTTTGCTCCATTACTCACATATGAAGCAGCTGTTCAGTTTAAAGAGAGACTTTTTCAAATGCATAAATAGACACAAAGCTGCACTACACtatagaaaaaacacaaatctatTTTAGCATAAAGGCCTAAGTGCTGGTGATGCTCACCACTCCATTATGATGAGGAGACATTTCTTCCCCTGGTGCATGTTCTCATACAGGCTCAGTATTCGGACAATGTGGGGACCTCCGGAGACTCGCCAGTGCAGCTCAACCTCCCGTCTGGCTTTAGGAGTATCATACAGGATCTGCACCAcgtcacaaaaacacacatcagtgaaatgcttctgtctgttttacGCCTGCATTTGTCTTTGCAGATCACAGTCTCCAAGGCAGATATACTCTTAATTGATTCTTAAAAAGGTTAGTTTGACGTCCTTGTCAAgaaatcaaaaaacacacacagagacaaacacatgccCTGCTGTGAAGACACTCACTGTTTACAGCTCTATTAGTGGTCACTATTAAAGCCATTAATCCGCAGAGAGAACATTAAGAGTGAATACTTCATTTAGCAGCATGCTTTCTCTTTAAAGACTCAGTGCTGCAGGGCTGCTGGGGTATCACTCACAGGGGAGGATATCCTATTTTCCTAGACATGCAGACCACAGCCCAAATCCTTGTGGACTTTACAATGCATGTTGAgcactggaggaggaaaaaggctCGGATGTTTATAAATGGTGCGTCCTCCAAAGCCTTTATACACAAAGCATCaccacacacagaacacaaggTTACTCACAGTTACTGCTAGCCGTTCACATTTCATCATACCTTTTCGGCCTGTGGCTCACCACCAAAGGcaccacacagaaaacatgtggAGCCACTCTTGGGGCggctcttcctgtttgtgttttcttaaggCTTTGCTGCAACCCTACCGTCAGGTGTTTATTGACTTACCAGCTCTGAATTTATCCTCTTATTTACCAAGCTGGCTTTTAAAATTCACTGTACACATTTAATGAGCTGAATACTTCAAGATGAGTGAAAAATGCAGGTTTCTACTTGTTTTCTACTTGTTAAATGTCAGAGGCACAGATGATGATGTTAAGTGTTAACAGAGCAGAGCATTGTCCACATCAACAATCGTGGAAACAGTGTCAAAGCATCCCAGACGGCACATCACTGTCTGACAGACACATCCACTGTCTGGGCGGCTCAGCCACTGAATTTGCTTTCAGATTACTGCCACACGCACGCATGGTTGAATTTATATTTCAGCTGCGTCACATATAATGCATCCAACATCACAAAGCGTCACAAGAACAAGATTATAATTCTTGACAGATTTTCAGTACAAGACTCAATTAAACTGGGGAGAtcacagagaggagatgaataATTGATGGATGACAGCAGCCTCCGGAGGGCTGTTCACATCACACAggataaagaaacagaaaaacacacacctttagGGCACActtctctcctgttttcttgCAGTAACATTCCAGCACTTTGCCATTGATTCCCAGGCCGAGGACCTGGGCTGTGATTTTATAGTCATCTGTCACTGCATTTCTCCTGAACTCCAGTTTAGAGTACGCGGGTGGCTGGAGGTCAGTGAGGCCGCTGCCCACCAGGCTGTGGGAGCCGCTGTGGTGCGCAGTAATTGGATTTACCGACTGTTCCTCCTGGTTatgatgcatgtttttttgttttttttcccctgtaaAAGCCAAAAGTGATTCGGAGCAAATCCCATCAGTCTCTGCCGCAGAAAATATCCGGTGTCATCTTAGTTCATCCGCGTATAAGTCCAGAGGACTTTCGTACTTCCCGACACAACATCTCGACCCACTTTGAAAAACTGTGCGAGCAAAATGAGGTATGCAATCTATAAAACCTCCTTGGAGTACAGAAAAGGGCGGAGGTCTGAAATCGCACCCGTTATGTTGGCATAGAGAACTTGAAAAGACTCCACCTCATCACTGGATGTATGAGATTATAAAAGCACACTAAATGACTGAGAGGAAAGACAATGCGAAAGAAATCTGGTACCCCTGCCTGGTCCTCATCACGGTTATCTGCCTCTTCCTGCAGGGCACACCAACCTCTCCAATTCCCTTACGTCAACGCGGAGCGGCCCAAAGTCATTTTCTTAAAGGAACAACCACGCGTAAAGACGCACGGCAGGGTACCAGAGGAGAGAGCAAAAGACCGAAAGCAGCGATCAGCAATCAATGTAATAAGGACATGGTTCAACTCCAGGGGCGCAGGGAGGGAAACTGGACCCCCTAAAAGAATATTGTTTTGTCCCCTTAATACAGTTTTTGTGGAGTCTCCTCCAGCTGTGGGACAGTAGTATCCTCACCACATTTCATCCACTGCCCATGTTAATGCTGAGCCACGCAGGCAGGAGGTAAACTGTGCCCAACTGTGTATGTTAAACGTCAATAAAGCGGATCAACCAGGAGATCAGGATGGCGTCTCTGGTTGCCTGGTAAGGTGCTTTTATTCAGCACCAAAAACTTGTTTGAAGACTGTTCAGTCTTTgcctgctgttttttgttttactcttactgtgtttaaaataacattttcctttcctttttgcacaatacaaaataaacaataacaacatgtatCCACCATCAACCTGACTTGGTCACATTATATCTGTAGATTGTTGACATACAAATGACTCATATGAGCTTTATTGTTTACACAGATGTGTACTTTAATTTTCAGCACAAAAAAATAGAGAATATATTGCagattaaattattaaaacagcCTACCACAATACAGTAGCCTACACTTTGGATTCTGTGTATTTGTGGCAAACAACATTGCCACTCATTGATTGAGAAGTTCTGACTAAATGTTTTGCAGGTTGTCTTTGTGTATAATTTCAACAGATGAGGCCTGAATCTGACACTGCCGAAGTGATTACAGCTGCAGGAACACTTTGCTGTGTGGCTGTTAACTTAAGCCAAAGTGTTGGCTAGCCCTGCAGGGCTCGGTCCAGCACGCACTCATCCTGTACAGGAAAGGGCATGGTGACACGTAGCTGCCTGTTCCCCTCCATGGTGCGCTGGATGGTCTCATAAGCATTGGAGTTCCCAGACCAGCAGCGACGGGCCACCTGCAGCGCACAGAAACAGATCAGAGGCAGCCAGCAGTCGTCTGAAATTTCAGCACAATGTCAACAATAAGTGAGGCTGGAATCTGTCGCgctgctcttctctctgcacTCTCACCCCATTGGAGACGTCCCAGTTGAGCATCAGACTGGCGCGCTTTGCTGCCTCCTCTGAGCCGTCCAGTAGCAAACCAAACCCTCCGTTCATTACCTCGCCCCTGTAGGTGAGACAAGAGACAAAGTGTTGAACACACTGAATTGGTTATAAGTATTAATTCAATATATGTCTTTGATGAATTATGATAACCATTCACACAGATCAGTATTTACTGGAGGACCAGCCAGCCTTACCAGCCAACACCACCACCGTTGTGCAGGGCTACCCATGTGGCGCCCCTGAACGCATCACCGACAAAGTTCTGGACCGCCATGTCTGTAAGGAGGAGACACTGTGAGCTGtcactttgactttttaaaatgatcccTCACTGGTTTACATGAATGAAGAGAGACGttgggagagaggaaaaagaggctGTATTCAAGGTTATGAGTTTGTGGGCAAAGCAACAAAACCTCAATCACAGCAAACGTATTTTTATGTCAGTGGAAACTCTGAACAGCTCCTGCGTGGGCTGTAGTGCTGCTGCCTTATGTTTGATCATCTGTCACAATGTCTCCACTCCCAAGTCAAGTTAAATTACATCTTTGTCCACAGAACAAAGCATAAAACTGACAACACATGCTGAAAGTTGCAGTGTCTTTGTCCTGTGTACCATCTGAGCTGCTGGATTcctacagagagaagaaaacctCCAAACCAAGCGGCGAGTGCTCATCATATGTTCTTAATTTAAACCTGCTTGAGGTCATGTatcacgttttctttttttttatattttacgtTGGTGTTGCATTTTAAAGTAGGACCTTCTTGTTTGTGTCAGTCTAAAATAGAAAAATTGAAATTCACCTTGGaaagtttgtatttgtgtacgGCTGTAGTGAACGCACCACATACCTGCACAGAAGGCAGATCCATCATACACATTAGAGGTTTCTCTGAAGGGGCTGTCTGTGCCACTAACGTCATGATGGTCTCTGCTGATAACCACAGGAGCCTGACCAACGGAAACAACACTGTTGAGACTCCAGTGAAAACTTGATATCATGCAGACCAAAGTAAACATGAAATAATCTTCTTAGCAGACACTTTTATCCTCTTACTGAAACTCTTCCATCAGCGATAGCCCGGTTGATAGCCAAAGCAATGCagactcttcctctctggtcgGAGTAGAGGATCCTGGCTTGGGATCCCACAACCTAAACAAAGAGAATACACTCAGCTTATTGCCGCTACACATCTCTTCATCAgatttgaggaggaggagttggctGCTGAGAAAGTTACTGaccattttgtgttttccagccTCTCTGATCCAGCGGATGTTGTCATTGTACTGCTGTCTGATGCGATCAGTCACGTTGGCACTAATTTCCTCCAGGACAGCAGCTGCAATGTCGTCCGTTACGGCGAGATCTTGGGGGTCGCCAGATGTGCACACCCAGCGAAACGGGCCAAAGCCCAAAGAGAAAATATCCCTGTGGCAAAGGCAGGAGGAGCGAGACCAAACTATTTATCGCAAGGAGAAAAGACAGGATTAAAGCTAgattaaataaatgagaaaatgtctCACCCCATAATGTGCTGGACATAAGAAGGATAACGGAATTCTGTTGCTCCTCCACCAACCTTTTCTACCTCTGCTCctataaaaacaagaaacacaagcctctttatttttctgacatGGGCTGAATGATAATGATGACACactctgagtgtgtgagggCTAAGTTACTGACCAGCTCTCTGGGCCTCCAGGAGAAATGCGTTGCCATAATCCCAGAAGAACATACCAGCATCCGACAGCTTGTTGATGGCCTTAATGTGTCTTTGGAGGCTGTGATCGTATGTAAAGCGCAAGTTATTTCAGCTTAATAGATATCTGCATACATTGCTGAAAATATACCACAGCAAAAGTCCATCTGTGTGATTACTTTTACCTGTCTTGGACCATGGTTCGGAAACGAGTAGGATCAGTCGACATGAGCTGATTCGCCTGGCGGAAGCTGAGCTGGACCGGGTAGTAGCCTCCATTATATGGGTTGTGAAGGGAGGTCTGGTCTGATCCCAGATCCACCAGGAGCTGCCCAGTCCTCTCATACTCCAACAGCAGCCTCTCCCTGGTTAGAAAGTAGGACAAAGAAGTATGTAACAAGAGGTGGCTCTTTCACTGTGGCTGCAGACTTGTGTCGTCGTGTCTGGGTAGCAGAAAGTTTCCCCCTCTCACTCACCACAGGTCTAcaatgttgccatggtaacccaGACTGAGGGGAGTCTTGGAGGTCTTGGCCtctctgaaagacaaaaataaaataattaataagaaTTACTGTATCTTACAGCAGACAGGTTCTGTTATGGGATACATCATCACAgcaatgctaacacgctgaacaTGTAACATATAACAATAGACTTCCCAGGTAGCAGTGGTacattgtaaatacatttactcaagtgctgtactcaGTAAAAAaattgaggtacttgtactatACCTGAGTACTTCCATTTCATAATATTTCTACCCCTCtacatttcaaagaaaatattatattatataccaTACTACAATGAGCTTATAAATTATAATACAGTGTTAAGTAGATAAAAATAGCACCACCacctttaaatatgaagctacagccagcagtcagttagctttgcttagcacaaagactggaaacagctaagCTACTGTCagaagataacaaaatccaccaggAGTTCAGCACACAACCCCTGTAAAACGACAATTTATTGACTAAACTGACTAAAGAAATGTCTTAATTCATATGTGCATAtgtcctccaccactgccaggCAGGGCTTTGTTTTAGCTAGCAGGGCTGCCGATTAATACTGCAAGTCTGGACTTTTACTGGATGTAAGTGACAATATGATGTCTTACACTCAtacagagta is a window of Enoplosus armatus isolate fEnoArm2 chromosome 3, fEnoArm2.hap1, whole genome shotgun sequence DNA encoding:
- the uroc1 gene encoding urocanate hydratase, with the protein product MFSLKDICSGLPLDPLPPNRGRDPNLPHAPMRTPNLTTEEERLALRNALRYFPPSHHATLAPEFAQELRQYGHIYMYRFCPTLRLRAYPIGQYPCRTRQAASIMLMIMNNLDPAVAQFPQELVTYGGNGQVFSNWAQFCLVMHYLSEMTEEQTLVMYSGHPMGLFPSLPSSPRAIITNGMVIPNYSSKEQYEKMFALGVSMYGQMTAGSYCYIGPQGIVHGTMLTVLNAGRRYLGSDDLRGRVFVTSGLGGMSGAQAKAAVIAGCVGVIAEVDEAPLRKRHEQGWLMEVTSSIEDCIKRIREAKTSKTPLSLGYHGNIVDLWERLLLEYERTGQLLVDLGSDQTSLHNPYNGGYYPVQLSFRQANQLMSTDPTRFRTMVQDSLQRHIKAINKLSDAGMFFWDYGNAFLLEAQRAGAEVEKVGGGATEFRYPSYVQHIMGDIFSLGFGPFRWVCTSGDPQDLAVTDDIAAAVLEEISANVTDRIRQQYNDNIRWIREAGKHKMVVGSQARILYSDQRGRVCIALAINRAIADGRVSAPVVISRDHHDVSGTDSPFRETSNVYDGSAFCADMAVQNFVGDAFRGATWVALHNGGGVGWGEVMNGGFGLLLDGSEEAAKRASLMLNWDVSNGVARRCWSGNSNAYETIQRTMEGNRQLRVTMPFPVQDECVLDRALQG